In the Nocardia asteroides genome, GGCGAGGTGCAGGAAGACCGCGTCGCCGGATTTCATGTCCACGGTGCCGCAACCGGCCAGCACCCGGTGGCCGTCCTCCATGACGTAGTGGCTGGGCAGGTTCTCCGCGATCGGCACGGTGTCCAGGTGCCCGGCCAGGATCACCCGATCCCGCCTGCCGCGGTCGGTACGTGCGAGGACGACATTGCCGTGCCGCAGCACGGTGAAGCCCGAGGTCTGTTCGCGCAGCGCGGTTTCCACCACGTCGGTGATGGCCGCCTCGTCCCGGGAAACACTCGGGATGTCGACGAGGGCGGCGGTCAGCTCGATCGGGTCGGCGCGCAGGTCGATGCTCACGGCGTCAGCCTACGTCCAGTTCGCCGCGCGGATGCCGTGCCATCATGGTCGCGGCCGGGGCGAGGAGAAGGGGTGTGATGACCGCGAGACCGACCAAGGCGGACGTGGCCAGGCAGGCCGGTGTCTCCACGGCGACCGTCAGCTACGTCCTGAACGACGTCCCCGGCCGCTCGATCTCCGAGCAGACCAGGGCCGCGGTCCGGCGCGCCGCCGACGAACTCGGCTACCGCCCCAATCTCGCGGCCCGCAACCTGGCCCGCCGGCGCAGCGGCGTCGTGCTCTTCGTGCTCCCGCAGGTGGCGCTGAACGCGCTGGCGATCGAGGTGAGCACCAGGATGACGACCGAGCTCGCGCGCCGCGGCGTCATGCAGGTGCTCCTCTTCGACACCGGCGACGAGGCCGCCGTCGTGAACGCCATCACCGACCTGGACCCGGTCGCCGTGACCGGCGTCTACCCGCTGCAGGGCGCCGCGCTCGCCGCCGTCGAGGCGGCCCGCATCCCCAACTTCCACCTGGGCAGCAGCCGCCTCGCCGACCTCGGCAACCTGCACCTCACCGCGGGCGAGGTCCGGATCGCGCACCTGGTGGAGCGCGGGCACCGGCGGCTGGCCTACGCCTTCTCCCCCGACGAGTCGGTGCGCCCGATCGGCGAGTACTGGCTGGCCGGGCTGCGCACCGCAATGACCGCCCGCGGGCTGCCCGAGCCGGAACTCGCCGAGGTACGCACGGCGAACGCGGCCCAGGTCGTGACCGAGTGGCGGGAGCGCGGGGTCACCGCGGTGTGCGCGCAGAACGACGACACCGCCTTCGTCGTCCAGCACGGCATGCGCCAGGCCGGGCTGGAGTGCCCGCGCGACCTGGCGGTGATCGGCGTCGACGCCATCCCGCTCGGCGAGGTCGCCGCGCCGCCGCTCACCTCGGTCGCCTTCGCCGCCGACGCCATCGTCGACATCGCCACCGCGGCCTTCATGACCGCGCTCGGCTACCCCACCGAGGCGGAGGCCACCGGCGCCGACCTGGTCGTGCTGCAGGTCCGCGAATCCACCTGATTTCTCCGGTTACGCGCGTAACCTCTCCCGAGAATGCAGTTCTCCTCGATGGCTGAGAGAGGTTCTCGATGACGCACGACCTCCCGATCCCCGCCGACTGGGCGGAGATCACCCCGGAGTGGATGACCGCGGCGCTCGCCGCCGACTTCCCCGGCGTCCGGGTGACCGCGGTGCAGGTGACGCTGCGCGACGACGGCACCAACCGCCGCGCCCGGCTCGGCCTGGAGTACGCGGGCACGCCCGGCCCGCGCTCGGTGTTCGTCAAGGCCGCCGACCCCGCGCACAAAGAGCTGATCAAGATGACCAGCGGCATGTACCACGAACCGCGGCTTTTCCAGAGCGGACTGCCGCTCCCCATCGAGCACCCGGCCGTGCACACCGCGCTGATCGACGAGCAGCGCGAGGACTTCCTGCTGGTCATGGAGGATCTCGCCGAACGCGGCGCCGACCCCCGCGACGCCACCCGCCCGCTCACCGTCGACCAGGCCGCCGACGGCGTACGCGCCCTGGCCCGGCTGCACGGCACCTACTGGGGCGTCCGGCTGGAGCAGCACCCGGAGCTCGCCTGGCTGGAGCCCTTCGTCCCGTGGGACGGCATGGAGATCGCCCCGCTGCCCGCCGCGCTCGACCGGCTCCCCGACGCCCCGCCCGCCGTACGCGAGCTGACCATCGGCGCGCTGATCGACGACATCTGGAAGCCGTACATCGCGAGCCTCACCACCGGCCCGCAGACGCTGCTGCACGGCGACGCGCACATCGGCAACACCTACCTGCTCGACGGCGCCCGGGTCGGCTTCCTCGACTGGCAGGTGGCAAGGCGCGGCTCCTGGTCGCTCGACCTCGGCTACTTCCTGCAGGGCTCGCTCACCATCGAGGACCGGCGGCGCGCCGAGACCGACCTGCTCGCCGAGTACCGCGGCGCACTGGAGCTCCCGGCCGCCGAGCTGCCGTCGGCGACCGAGATCAGGGACGGCTACCGCGCCTCCGTCGCACACGGGCTGACGCTCTGGCTCTGCACCGCGAGCGCGGGCGAGCTCTGGCAGCGCCCGGACATCGCGCTGGCGCTGGCCGAGCGGTACGCCGCCGCCTACGCCGACCTGGACACCGCGGGCGCACTCGCAGCACACCGTTGATAACCGGCGGTTACGCGCGTAACGTCTCCGAGTAACACCGTTATCGCCTGGTAGGCGCCGAGCAGTGGAGGAGCCTGTCGTGACCGTCACCCTGCCGGAACGCGAACTACTCGAGATCGCGGCGCTCGACGCGCCGGACGAGGTGACCGCGCTCACCAGGCAGTGCCTGGCGGCGGCGCTCGCCACCGCCGACGGCGACGACACCACCGAGCACATCGCCGAGATCGAGCGCGCCGCGGCGGGCTGGGCCAGGACCGGCGTGCCGATCGACGCCGTCCACCACGCCGTGCACTCCGGCTACCGGATCGGCCTCGACCTGGTGGCCGCCCGCCGCACCGAGGGCGAGGTGCGCCGCGACGACTACGACACCCTGGTGGCCGGGATGCGCGCCATGCTGACCGCGCTCGACCGGATGACCACCGCGATCAGCATGGCCTACGTCCGCGAGCTGCGCTCCGCCGCCGCCGACCACCACACCGCCGTGCACACCCTCACCTCCGCGCTGCTCGGCGGCTACTCCACCAGCACCATGACGCGCGAGTGCGGCATCGAGCCCGCCGAGCGGTACGCCGTGCTCGCGCTGCAGATCCCCACCCACCCCGACGCCGCCGACCCCGCGCTCGACGGCGACGTCGTGGTCCGGCGCACCCTGCGCCGCGCCCAGGCCGCGCTCGCCGCGCACGCGGGGCGCGACACCCTCGCCCTGCTCAGCGTGGACGGCGGCACCGTGCTGCTGCCCGCGCACACCGTCAACGACGCCTCGCTGGAGGCGCTGATCGCCGAGCTGACCGCGGCCGCCAGGGTGCCGATCACCGCCACCGTCGTGCACGCCGACAAGCACGCCATTCCCGACGCCGCCGACCGCGCGCACCAGCTGCTCGACACCGTCACCCTGATCGGCGCCCGCGGCGGGCTGCACCGCTTCGAGCGCATGGCCCTCGAATTCCAGCTCACCAGGCCCGGCCCGGCCCGCGACTGCCTCGCCGCCATCCTGAACCCGCTGGACGAGCACCCCGAGCTGCTCGCCACGCTGCGCACGCACCTGGAGAACGACTTCAACCGCCAGCTGACCGCGCGGCAGCTGCACATCCACGCCAATACCGTCGACCACCGGCTCAAGCGGATCGCCCAGTTCACCGGGCTCGACCCCACCTGCGGCGCCGACATCTGGAAGCTGCGCTCGGCCCTGGTCGCGCGGTCGGCGGACGTGGCGGCACCACGCGCCGGTGGCGATCGGTACGCTCTCTCGACGTGAGCACTCAGGGAGCAGCAGCAGTCGGCATCGCCACCGTGACCTCGTCCGGGACCGTTCTGGACACCTGGTACCCGGCCCCGGAGCTCGGCAGCTTCGACAGCACCGGCACCGAGCGGCTGGACGCGCCGCCCGCCGAGTACTCCACCCTGGTCGGCCCCGACGACGCGCGCGATGTCGAGGTGGTCGCCGTGCGCACCACCATCGCCGACCTCTCGGCCCCCCCGGTCGACGCGCACGACGTCTACCTGCGGCTGCACCTGCTCTCGCACCGGCTCGTCCAGCCGCACGGGCTCAACCTGGACGGTCAGTTCGGGCTGCTCGCCAATGTCGTGTGGACCAACCACGGCCCCGCCGCGGTGGACGGGTTCGAGAACGTCCGGCTGCGGCTGCGCGGCCGGGGGCCGGTGACCGTGTACAGCATCGACAAGTTCCCGCGGATGGTCGACTACGTGGTGCCCACCGGAGTGCGGATCGGTGACGCCGACCGGGTCCGGCTCGGCGCGCACCTGGCCGCCGGGACCACCGTCATGCACGAGGGATTCGTGAACTTCAATGCCGGGACGCTCGGCACGTCGATGGTCGAGGGCCGGATCTCGGCCGGTGTCGTGGTCGGGGACGGGGCGGATGTGGGTGGCGGCGCCTCCACCATGGGCACGCTCTCCGGAGGCGGCACCACCGTGATCTCGGTCGGCGCGCGCTCGCTGCTCGGCGCCAACTCCGGGCTCGGCATTCCGCTCGGCGACGACTGCGTGCTCGAGGCGGGGCTCTACCTCACCGCGGGCACCAAGGTCTCGACGCCGGACGGGACGATCGTCAAGGCGGCACAGCTGAGCGGGCAGCCGAACCTGCTGTTCCGGCGGAACTCGCAGTCCGGCGCGGTCGAGGTGGTTTCGCGCACCGGCACCGGAATCGAGCTGAATTCCGCGCTGCACGCGCACAACTAGCTCAACTGCTTCTTCTGCACCTTCCCCATGGCGTTGCGCGGCAGCGTCTCGACGAAGCGAATCTCGCGGGGCCGCTTGTGGTTCGACAGTTCCGTCGCCACGAGCGCCACCAGCTCCGCTTCGTCGGGTGCCGCGCCGCGCGGCACCACAAAGGCGACGATGCGCTGGCCCAGATCGTCGTCGGGCAGGCCGACGACCGCGACCTCGGCCACCTCCGGGTGCCCGAGCAGCGCCGTCTCCACCTCCCCCGCCCCGACCCGGTACCCCCCGGACTTGATCAGATCCACCGACTCCCGCCCGACGATCCGATGGAACCCGTCGGCATCGATCACCGCCACATCCCCGGTCGCGAACCACCCGTCCGCGAGCCAGCTCTCGGCGGTGGCGTCCGGCCGGTTCAGGTACCCGTCGCCGAGCATCGGCCCCCGCACCTGCAGACTGCCGATGCTCTCCCCGTCGTGCGGCACCTCGGCCCCGCGCTCATCCAGCAGCCTGGTCTCGACCCCGCGCACCGGAAGCCCCACCCAGCCCGGCCTGCGCTCACCATCAGCCCTGGTGGAGAGCGTAATCATGGTCTCGCTCATCCCGTACCGCTCCACCGGCGCGTGCCCGGTGAGTTCGTGCAGTTTCCGAAACACCGGCACCGGCAGCGGCGCGCTCCCGGAGACCAGCAACCGAGCCTCGGCAAGCTTTCGCGCCGACTCCTCGTCCTCCGCGATCCGCGACCACACCGTCGGCACCCCGAAATACAGCGTCCCGCCCGCCGCGGCATACGCCTCCGGCGTCGGCTTCCCGGTGTGGATCACCCGGCTCCCGACCCGCAACGGCCCGAGCAACCCGAGAATCAGCCCGTGCACGTGGAACAGCGGAAGCCCGTGCACGAGCGTGTCGTTCCTGGTCCACGCCCACGCCTCGGCCAGCGCATCCAGCCCGGCCGCGATCGCCCCCCGGCTGAGCAGCACCCCCTTCGGCGCCCCGGTGGTCCCCGACGTGTAGAGCACGAACGCGATCCCCGCCGGATCCGGCTCCGCATACCGATGCCACGACCGCGCGTGCTTCCGCACCGGAATCCGCGGCAGCTCACTCCCCTCGGGAGCGTCCCCGAGCCAAGCCTGCGCACCGGAGTCCCCGAGAATGTGCCGCAACTCCGCGGCACCCGAATCCGGCGGCACCGGCACCACACTCACCCCCGCCAGCAACGCCCCCGTCACCGCGAGCACGGTGGTCACGGTCGGCCGCGCCAGCACGGCGACCCGCTCCGCCCCCGCCACCCGCTCGGCCACCGAGGTGGCCGCCCCGAGCAGGTCGGAGCGGGAGAGCGTCTCCCCGGCAATGGTCAGGGCATCCGGGAGGTCGTCGCCGGCGGCGACGGCGGCCGGGTTCAGCGATCGCAGCAGCACCCCGCTCACGCTACTGATCACAGATCGGTCACCGCTCACGGGCGTCATTGACACGCTTTGCGAAACAGTGAAACCGTGGCTGTGTATCCATCTCACCGTCGAGATCGGAGGTCGGAGTGTCCCGACCGTCGCCCGTGCCCCCCGAGCCCCCGGCCGACTTCGACGTCGCCGCCTTCCTACCGGTGGTAGCGGGCGGCCTCGCCGCCGCCCCCAACGTCATCCTGCAACTCGCCACCCCCGGCGTCGGCTACGGCGTGCTGGAGAGCAAAGTGCACAGCGGCAACGTCATGATCCACCCGATCAAACGCCTCCGCACCACCATGACCTACCTCGCCGTCGCCCTGCTCGGCACCGACGAGGAGCGCGCCGCCTACCGCGAGGCCGTGAACACCGCGCACCGCCAGGTCCGCTCCACCGCTTCGAGCCCGGTCGAATACAACGCCTTCGACGTCCGCCTCCAGCTCTGGGTAGCCGCCTGCCTCTACTGGGGCCTCGCCGACCTGCACGAACGCCTGCACGGCCCGATGGACGGCCCCGAAGCCGACGCCTTCTACCAGTACGCCGCCCGCCTCGGCACCACCCTCCAGGTCCGCGCGGACATGTGGCCCCCCGACCGCGCCGCCTTCGACCGCTACTGGTCCGAGAACCTGGCCGCCACCACCGTCTCCCCTGCCGTCCGCGCCTACCTCCGCGACCTCGTCGACCTCAAGATGCTGCCGCTACCGGTCCAGCTCCTCCTGAGCCGCCCGCACCGCTACCTCGTAGCCGGAATGCTCCCCCCGCACGTCCGCGACCAGATGGGGTTGCGCTGGACGCCCCGCGACGAATGGCTCCTCTCCCACACCCTCCGTCTCCTCGGCCACGTCGACAACGCCCTCCCCTACTCGGTGCGCCGCCTCCCCCTCAGCATCTACCTCAGCGACCTGCGCTTCCGCCGCAAGCACGGACTCCCGCTGGTCTAGCAACAGCCCGGAACTCGAAGCCTCAGGCGATTCCGAGGGAAGCCGCTCGTTCCCAGATCTCGCCCACCACAGAGCCGTCGTCGATCTGCCGAATCCGCTCGATCGCCACCCGCAACCGATCGATGTCCTTCGAGTTCAGCGCCCCGGCTTCGCCGAGCCGCAACACGACAACCAGAAGATCGCCGGGATACATATCCCCAGAGGTCAGCGGATCGGCGTCGATCAGGTCGAGAGCGCGCGGCAGCACCGCCGAGACAGCTTCCCGCTGCCCGAGGAGAATCCGGAGGTCCTCCGCTGTCAGCGCGGAAATAGGCAGCCGGCGCAGGCCGTGCACGACCCGGATCAGCCTGCTGGCATCGGGATCCGACTCAGGCCACCGCCCCTCCAACTGTTCGATACTCGCATCGCTCTCGAGCATTCTCGAATTCAGCTCTCGGCCAACCGCCCCGGCACCCGGAACGAGACAGCGATATGGTCCCGCGCGAAATCGCGCACCGCCCGCTCGTCCTCGAACGGAATCACCGTCTGCGGCGTGAGCGCCAGCGAGAGCGACGTCCGGGCGATCATCTCGGCAATCGGCGCCGGATCGTACTCCGGCAACTTCCCCTCCCGCTGCAACCGAGAGATGAACTCCACCAAGTAATCCCGCCCGAGCTCGATCACCGGAGCCCCCTGCACGGTCAGATAGGGAAGCACGATCTCCGGCTCGGTCTGCAACAGCCGATCCAGCAGCTTGTTCCCCCGCAACCCCTCCAGAAACACCACGAACAGCTCAACGATCTGATCCTCGGCCCCGGCATCCCGATCGACCTGCCGCTGCAACGCCGCATCCACGTCCTCGACGAACTGCTTCGCCTGCCGCAACCCCACAGCTTGGATGAGATCGGATTTGCTGGCGAAGCGCCGGTAGAGCGTGGCCAGCGAGAGCCCGCACCGCCGCGCCACCTCGACCATGCTGGTCCGCTTGATGCCGAAGTCGAGGAAGGCGACGAGCGCCGCGTCGAGCACGCGCGTCTGGTTGCGATCCTCCGGGCCCGCGGACCGCACCAGATGCAGCAGTCGGGTCAGCTTCGCCATGTCGGCCACCCTATCCATCCGCGAAACGATGACAGCTTCAGCATCGCATGGTCACAACCCCGATTGACAGCGTTTCGAGATGATGAGAGCTTTACCGGTGAATCTTCTCACGGAAGGTGGCAACGATGCCAGCACCGCACCCCGCGCCGACGGCGACCCCCGTCGACGACTTCGACATCGCCGCCCGATGGACCGGCGCGGGCGCCTTCCTCGGCGGCACCGCGAACGTGATCATGCAGCTCAGCCATGCCCCCGTGGCCTACGGCGTGCTGGAGAGCTCGGTCGATTCGGGCAAGGTCATGCTGCACCCGATGAAGCGGCTGCGCACCACGCTCACCTACCTCGCCGTCGCGCTGATGGGCACCGACGAGGAGCGCGCCGCCTACCGCGACGCCGTGAACACCTCGCACCGCTCGATCCGCTCCTCGAAGCAGAGCCCCGTCAAGTACAACGCCTTCGACCCGAACCTGCAGCTCTGGGTCGCCGCCTGCCTCTACTACGGCGTGATCGATATCGAGCGCAGGCTGCACGGCGAGTGGGACGACGACACCGCCGACACCTTCTACCGCTACGCCGCCCGCCTCGGCACCTCGCTGCAGATGCGCCCCGACATGTGGCCCGCCGACCGCGCCGCCTTCGCCGAGTACTGGGAGTCCGGCCTCGCCACCCGCGCCATCGACGACCGCACCCGCGAGTACTTCGACACCCTCATCGACCTGCACATGCTGCCCAAACCGCTGCGCGCCTTCGCCCCGTTCCAGCGCTTCCTGGTGACCGGCCTGCTCCCGCCCCGGCTCCGCGAGCAGATGGGGATGACCTGGTCGGAGCGCGAGGAGCGGCGGCTCGAGCTGCTCATGCGGGCCATCGGCGCCGGCCAGCGCAAACTGCCGACGACGCTGCGGCTCTTCCCGATGAACTTCTACCTGGCCGATTTCCGGCTGCGCCGCAGGCTCGGCAAGCCACTGGTCTGAGTCACGAACGGCTGACCAGGGCGCGCAGGAAGAAGCCCAGGTTGGCCGGGCGCTCGGCCAGGCGGCGGGTCAGGTAGCCGTACCACTCGGTGCCGTACGGCACGTAGACCCGCACCGCCCGGCCCTCCGCCGCCAACCTGCGCTGTTCCAGATCGCGCACGCCGTACAGCATCTGGTGCTCGTAGCGCGGGATTCCGGCTCGGATGGCCGCCTCGACCAACGCCGGGTCGTGGCTGGCGACCATCGGGTAGCCGTCGCCCTTCATGAGCACATCCAGGCAGCGCAGGTAGGAGTCGGTGACCTCCGCACTGTGCTGGAACGCGACTTCGGGCGGCTCGTTGTACGCGCCCTTGCACAGCCGGACCCGGGAGGCTTCGCTGGCGAAGCCGCCGCAATCCGCCTCGGTGCGGTGCAGGTAGGACTGGAGGACAACGCCGAGCCAGGGGAATTCCGGGCGCAGGGCGTGCACGGTGGCGAGGGTGCCGGCGGTGGCGGTGTGGTCCTCGGCGTCGACGGTCACCCAGACGCCCGCGCGCTCGGCGGCTTCACAGATCGTGCGCAGCCGGTCGATGGCCGTGGGTTCCGGCAGTGCCTGGCCGAGCGCCGAAAGCTTGACCGACACCTCCAGCGGCACCGCCCACTCCGGCCCCCGTTCGACGCCCGGCGCATCGGCCAGCGTCGCCAGATCACCGATCAACGCCAGGTACTCGGCGACGACGGCATCGGCCTGCGCCGGGTCGGTGGTGTTCTCGCCGAGGAAGTCGACGCTGACCCGCCGCCCGTCGGCGAGCAGTTCGCGGAGCACCGGGAGCAGCGCAGCCCGGTCGGCGCCCGCCACGAAGCGCCGCACCACCGCCGCTGTGGCCGGCACCGTGGTGACCGCCTTCGCCAGCCGCGGTGATCCGGCCGCCGCGAGGATCACCGGGCGCAGCGGGTTCACGGTGTGCCCATGTGCGGGTAGCGATGGTCGGTGGGCGGGACGAACGTCTCCTTGATCGTCCGCGGCGCGACCCAGCGCAGCAGGTTCAGCGGCGACCCCGCCTTGTCGTCGGTGCCGGAGGCCCGCGCCCCGCCGAAGGGCTGCTGCCCGACCACCGCGCCGGTCGGCTTGTCGTTGACGTAGAAGTTCCCCGCCGCGTATCGCAGTCGGGTGCTCGCCTCGGTGATCGCCTGCCGATCGCGGGCGAAGACGGCGCCGGTCAGCGCGTACGGCGCGGCGCTGTCGACCTCGTCCAGCACGGCGGGCCAGGCGTTGTCGTCGTAGACGTGCACCGCGAGGATCGGGCCGAAGTACTCGGTGCCGAACGCCTCGTCGCGCGGGTCGTCGACCAGCAGGACGGTCGGCTGCACGAAGTACCCCTCGCTGTCGTCCGCGGTACCGCCCACCGGGATCTCGATCCCCGCTTCCCGTGCCCGGTTCAGCGCGGCCACGTTCTTGTCGAAGGCCCTGCGGTCGATCAGCGCCCCGCCGAAGTGGGTCAGCTCGGCCACGTCTCCGTAACTCAATTCACCTGTGGTGTGGAGGAATTCGTCGCCCATGGCGGTCCAGAGCGATCGCGGGATATAGGCGCGGGAGGCAGCCGAGCACTTCTGACCCTGGTACTCGAAGGCGCCGCGGACGAGCGCGGTGGCGAGCGAGGCCGGGTCGGCGGAGGGGTGCGCGACCACGAAGTCCTTCCCCCCGGTCTCGCCGACCAGCCGCGGATACCCGCGATACCGGTCCAGGTTCGCGCCGACCTGCTGCCACAGGTACTTGAAGGTCTTCGTCGAGCCGGTGAAGTGGATCCCCGCCAGGTTCGGATCGGTGAGCGCGACTTCGGACAGAGCCTGCCCGTCCCCGGTGACCAGATTGATCACCCCCGGCGGCAGCCCCGCCTCCTCCAGCAGCTTCATCGTGTGGAACGCGGCGACGGTCTGCGTCGGCGACGGCTTCCACACCACCGTGTTGCCCATGAGCGCCGGCGCGGTGGGCAGGTTGCCCGCGATGGCGGTGAAGTTGAACGGGGTGATGGCGTAGACGAACCCCTCCAGCGGGCGGTAGTCCATGCGATTCCAAGTGCCCGCGCTCGACTCCGGCTGCTGGGCGAGGATGTCGCGAGCGAAGGCGACGTTGTAGCGCCAGAAGTCGACCAGCTCGCACGGGGCATCGATCTCCGCCTGCTGCGCGGATTTCGACTGGCCGAGCATGGTCGCGGCGGCCACGGTTTCCCGCCACGGGCCGGACAGGAGGTCGGCGGCGCGCAGCAGCACGGCGGCGCGTTCATCGAACGGGAGGGCGCGCCAGGCCGGGGCCGCGGCTGTGGCGGCGTCGATGGCCGAGCGGGCTTCCTCGTGCGTGGTGTCGGTGTAGGTGCCGAGCACGTGGCTGTGCCGGTGCGGAGTGACGATCTCGTGCCTGGTACCGGTGCCCGGGCGATGTTTGCCGCCGATGACCAGCGGAATTTCCAGCTGTTGCTCGGATATTTTGGTGAGTTTCGCACGCAGGCGCTCGCGTTCCGGGGTGCCCGGGGCGTAGGTGTGGATCGGCTCGTTGTCCGGGGTGGGGACAACCGTGACAGCATCCATATCTCAGGCTAGCGCCGGAATCGCGGGGTGTCCGTGAGGCCGCGCGGATCTACCGGCTCGAGCCCCGACGACATCCGGGCCGCCCCGCTCTCCGCGGCGCCGAGCCGCCCGCGAGTGACGACCATGGCAAACACCCCCGCAGCGGCCATCACAACGACATCGACCCACTGGTACACGGGCTCGATGGCCCCGGCCTGCAAGCCGTAGGCCAGGTTGGCGAAGGTATGGGCGGTGACGACAACCATGACGTTGCCCGCCGAGGCGTTGTACAGCCAGCCCAGCACGAAGCAGAAGCCCGTGGTCGACACGATGTACAGCGGGAAGTTCAGATCGGATTGCGCGACAGCGGGATTCCACCACAGCGGCAGGTGCCACAGCGACCACAGCAGCCCCAGCAGCAGGTTCGCCGCCCAAATCGGCAGCAGGGCCTGCAACCGCGGCAGCGCGAAACCGCGCCAGCCGAACTCCTCGTCGATGCCGCCGCCGAGCACGAAGGTGAAGACCAGCACGGCAGGCAGCGCGACCAGTCCCGACAACGCGCCCGCGCCGTCCCAGCTCGCCCCGGCCAGCAGGTGCACGGGTACGGTGCCCAGGATCAGCGCGGCCATCCCCACGGTGGCGAGGAGATAGAAGCGGGGTGCGGCCCGCCACCGGAACGCCCGCCGCAGAAACGGCCGGATGCCGTCGCCGCCCGTGCGCCGACCGGCCCAGATGAGCGCCGCCACCAGCGGGCCCAGGCCGCCCGGGATCATCAAGGCGATCCAGGGCAGCTCGAGCGAGAGGACGCCGCGTTCGATCAGGGCAGCGGGAATCCACCAGACCCAGGTGAGCGCGAACGCCGTCACAAAAAATCCGATGAGCCGTCGACGTTCGTGTTTCATTCGCTCCCCGCCCTCCGAGTTCATGCGATGCCCGGAACGTATCGGCCGATTTCTCGCTCGTCCTCGGTCCACGGCGCTGCATTCGCCTCATACCCGGGAGTGAGGTGCTGCGCTACCTCCGCTATCGCGGCCAGGCGCGCGGCTCCTGATCGACCCGAACCAGCGAACGATCGTCGGCGCCACCTTCGCCGGCCCCGGCGTCGCGGAGCTGATGCACTCCATCACCATCACCAGCCAGGTCCCGATCGACCGCCTCTGGCACACCGTCCCGCCCTTACTGACCATCAGCGAAGTCTGGCTGCCCCTCCTGGAGACCT is a window encoding:
- a CDS encoding acyl-CoA synthetase — translated: MTPVSGDRSVISSVSGVLLRSLNPAAVAAGDDLPDALTIAGETLSRSDLLGAATSVAERVAGAERVAVLARPTVTTVLAVTGALLAGVSVVPVPPDSGAAELRHILGDSGAQAWLGDAPEGSELPRIPVRKHARSWHRYAEPDPAGIAFVLYTSGTTGAPKGVLLSRGAIAAGLDALAEAWAWTRNDTLVHGLPLFHVHGLILGLLGPLRVGSRVIHTGKPTPEAYAAAGGTLYFGVPTVWSRIAEDEESARKLAEARLLVSGSAPLPVPVFRKLHELTGHAPVERYGMSETMITLSTRADGERRPGWVGLPVRGVETRLLDERGAEVPHDGESIGSLQVRGPMLGDGYLNRPDATAESWLADGWFATGDVAVIDADGFHRIVGRESVDLIKSGGYRVGAGEVETALLGHPEVAEVAVVGLPDDDLGQRIVAFVVPRGAAPDEAELVALVATELSNHKRPREIRFVETLPRNAMGKVQKKQLS
- a CDS encoding TetR/AcrR family transcriptional regulator, which translates into the protein MAKLTRLLHLVRSAGPEDRNQTRVLDAALVAFLDFGIKRTSMVEVARRCGLSLATLYRRFASKSDLIQAVGLRQAKQFVEDVDAALQRQVDRDAGAEDQIVELFVVFLEGLRGNKLLDRLLQTEPEIVLPYLTVQGAPVIELGRDYLVEFISRLQREGKLPEYDPAPIAEMIARTSLSLALTPQTVIPFEDERAVRDFARDHIAVSFRVPGRLAES
- a CDS encoding oxygenase MpaB family protein, producing the protein MSRPSPVPPEPPADFDVAAFLPVVAGGLAAAPNVILQLATPGVGYGVLESKVHSGNVMIHPIKRLRTTMTYLAVALLGTDEERAAYREAVNTAHRQVRSTASSPVEYNAFDVRLQLWVAACLYWGLADLHERLHGPMDGPEADAFYQYAARLGTTLQVRADMWPPDRAAFDRYWSENLAATTVSPAVRAYLRDLVDLKMLPLPVQLLLSRPHRYLVAGMLPPHVRDQMGLRWTPRDEWLLSHTLRLLGHVDNALPYSVRRLPLSIYLSDLRFRRKHGLPLV
- a CDS encoding PucR family transcriptional regulator, which produces MTVTLPERELLEIAALDAPDEVTALTRQCLAAALATADGDDTTEHIAEIERAAAGWARTGVPIDAVHHAVHSGYRIGLDLVAARRTEGEVRRDDYDTLVAGMRAMLTALDRMTTAISMAYVRELRSAAADHHTAVHTLTSALLGGYSTSTMTRECGIEPAERYAVLALQIPTHPDAADPALDGDVVVRRTLRRAQAALAAHAGRDTLALLSVDGGTVLLPAHTVNDASLEALIAELTAAARVPITATVVHADKHAIPDAADRAHQLLDTVTLIGARGGLHRFERMALEFQLTRPGPARDCLAAILNPLDEHPELLATLRTHLENDFNRQLTARQLHIHANTVDHRLKRIAQFTGLDPTCGADIWKLRSALVARSADVAAPRAGGDRYALST
- the dapD gene encoding 2,3,4,5-tetrahydropyridine-2,6-dicarboxylate N-succinyltransferase, with amino-acid sequence MSTQGAAAVGIATVTSSGTVLDTWYPAPELGSFDSTGTERLDAPPAEYSTLVGPDDARDVEVVAVRTTIADLSAPPVDAHDVYLRLHLLSHRLVQPHGLNLDGQFGLLANVVWTNHGPAAVDGFENVRLRLRGRGPVTVYSIDKFPRMVDYVVPTGVRIGDADRVRLGAHLAAGTTVMHEGFVNFNAGTLGTSMVEGRISAGVVVGDGADVGGGASTMGTLSGGGTTVISVGARSLLGANSGLGIPLGDDCVLEAGLYLTAGTKVSTPDGTIVKAAQLSGQPNLLFRRNSQSGAVEVVSRTGTGIELNSALHAHN
- a CDS encoding ecdysteroid 22-kinase family protein; translation: MTHDLPIPADWAEITPEWMTAALAADFPGVRVTAVQVTLRDDGTNRRARLGLEYAGTPGPRSVFVKAADPAHKELIKMTSGMYHEPRLFQSGLPLPIEHPAVHTALIDEQREDFLLVMEDLAERGADPRDATRPLTVDQAADGVRALARLHGTYWGVRLEQHPELAWLEPFVPWDGMEIAPLPAALDRLPDAPPAVRELTIGALIDDIWKPYIASLTTGPQTLLHGDAHIGNTYLLDGARVGFLDWQVARRGSWSLDLGYFLQGSLTIEDRRRAETDLLAEYRGALELPAAELPSATEIRDGYRASVAHGLTLWLCTASAGELWQRPDIALALAERYAAAYADLDTAGALAAHR
- a CDS encoding contact-dependent growth inhibition system immunity protein, whose protein sequence is MLESDASIEQLEGRWPESDPDASRLIRVVHGLRRLPISALTAEDLRILLGQREAVSAVLPRALDLIDADPLTSGDMYPGDLLVVVLRLGEAGALNSKDIDRLRVAIERIRQIDDGSVVGEIWERAASLGIA
- a CDS encoding LacI family DNA-binding transcriptional regulator, translating into MTARPTKADVARQAGVSTATVSYVLNDVPGRSISEQTRAAVRRAADELGYRPNLAARNLARRRSGVVLFVLPQVALNALAIEVSTRMTTELARRGVMQVLLFDTGDEAAVVNAITDLDPVAVTGVYPLQGAALAAVEAARIPNFHLGSSRLADLGNLHLTAGEVRIAHLVERGHRRLAYAFSPDESVRPIGEYWLAGLRTAMTARGLPEPELAEVRTANAAQVVTEWRERGVTAVCAQNDDTAFVVQHGMRQAGLECPRDLAVIGVDAIPLGEVAAPPLTSVAFAADAIVDIATAAFMTALGYPTEAEATGADLVVLQVREST